TTGAACATATTAGTGATCAAACAACTTTGATTAATTTAATGAAAAAGATGCATAACATGACGAATGAATTATAAAGGGGGTTATCTTTTTGAAGCTATCAAAAAAAGAAATAAAAAAATATGAGGATGCAGGCTATGACCTTAGAATGATCGAACAAATTCAACCAGAAGGTGGAATTTCTTTTAAAGATCGTTTGATTGAATCGGGAAATGGTTTTGTTGGATGTCTTCATCTCTATGCTTTAGCTGATAAAGTCAATCAATTGTGGTTGGCAGGGATTATGAGTATTGAACGGACCATTGCTACCATTGACGTGGCCACAGCTGATAAATATGAAGTGATTGATCGAATTAACAAAACTAGTAAAGAATTGAGAATGCGTGGAAACGAAGAAAAGCATGAAACTGCTGTTTCTGATGCCGCTTCAAATTACATTCAATTGCAGCAATTTGCTCAGTCTTTAAGTCAACAAGGAGAAATTGCTAAATTAGTTCATGTACGAATTTATTTCTATGATCATTCTCAAGAGGAACTAGAAAAGCGGATGGGGGATGCTAAGAAAGATTTAACCAATAGGGGGCATAAATTTACAGTCTTTGAATTTAGAAGCTCTCAAGAGTGGGATTCCCTCTTTCAAAACTATGACCAACAAATGGAATGGTCGAGTTTCCGTTCTGGAGAAGTCTCACCCTCTGTTACTTTAGGGGCAGGATTACCATTTCACCACCAAAGCCTAAAAGACCCTAGAGGGATTTACTTAGGGGTCTATGGTGACCCCAATAAGTTGGACTTTATATATAGTGAGTTGGCCTTTGGCCAGCTCTTTTTTGTTGCTTACAGTTCTTGCTTATTTCTTGCCGACACATTTACTCAGAAATTTAAACTTGTCAAGAGGAAGAGCGTAGCGGCTCTTGATAAGTTTAAAGTTTATGTGTAATCATTAAGCGGCGAAAGAAGCGTGATGAAGACGAAATTCTATAGGACTCCTAAAATCTAATTTTTCTTTGATTCTTTCACCATTGTAATAGATTATAAAATCTTCAATCGCTTGTGCTAATTCTTCAAAGGAATGATAAGTCCGACCATAGTAGACTTCTTGTTTTAGTAGACTAAAGAAATTCTCCATTGGCGAATTATCTAAGCAATTTCCTTTACGAGACATACTTTGAAAAATTCGGTGATCCTTCAAGAGCCGGGTGTAACTTTTCATTTGATAGGCCCAGCCCTGATCAGAATGAAAGGTTCTTCTGTATGGACATAATTTACTTGCTTCAATGGCAGCTTGTAGCCCCTCCAACATGCTTTGTCCATTAGGCTGATGTGTTATCTTAAAAGAAATAATTTCTCGATTAAATAGATCCATGTAAGGATCTAAATAGAGTTTTCCAGTTTGATAATTCCCAGAATCATCGGCATAGTAGTATTTAAATTCTGTTGTGTCTGTTGTTATTTTTTGATAAGGAATGGTCGAATCAAACCGCCGGTTGATACGATTTGGCGCTATCTCTCCAATCGTTCCTTTGTAGGAATTATATTTTCTTGTCTTTCTAGTATAGCTAGTGACCTGTATCCCCATAATTTTCATTAGGCGTTGAACTTTGTTTTTACTGACCTTATAACCACGGGAAAGCAGTTCAGCTCGCATTCTTCGATAACCATAATCCTTATGGGTTTCTCTGATGTCTTTCATTTCCTCTTTTAAATCGGCATCCTTATCAATTTCCTCATCTTTATTTTTCCAATAAAAGTAGGTCGATTTAGGAAACTTTAAAACGCTAAGAATATCTTTTAAAGCATATTTTTCATCATGGAGACGTGTGATTTCGGTCACTATTTCTTCTTTTCTCGCTTGACTCTTTGAGCCACACGTCTCCTCAATCCTTTTAAAAATTTGTTCTCAATTTCTAAATCCGTAATCCGTTGTTCAAGTTCCTTTATTTTTGCTTCACTTAACTGATTGGTTTCGCTGCTATCCTTTATTTGATTGATTTGTGATTTCTTTTTAGACACTTTAGGTGGCCTTCCTTTCCTCGCGGAAAGGCCATCAAGTCCTCTTTCATGATAAGCTCTTCGCCAATTAGCGATTAGACTTGGATTATTCATGTTTAATGAATTGGCCAATTCGCGATAACTCATTTCCGTACTTTCATACAATTCTATCGCATTTAATTTGAATTCAACAGTATAAACCTGTTGAGTCCGCCTTTTCTTTAAACCATCTACACCAAATTCATAATAGTTATTAACCCACCTTCGTAAAATAGAAGGATCTATTCCTGCTTTATTAGCTAAGGTTCGATAACTTCCTTTTTTCGCAATATAGTCTCCTACTAAATTCAGTTTAAATTCTAATGAATATTTAGACATAAAAATAACCCCCAAAAGTTGAATTCTTAGTCCAACTTTTGGGGGTCACTACAGTCACCTCGACTAATGGGGCCTTTATTTTTGACCCATTCCTATCAACCGCCACACGTAAATCATTCAATGGCTTTGTCTTAGGAAAGATGGGTTATGGTAAATCAACCGTTTTAAAGATGATCGAAGAAGGACTTGTTGCTAAAAACTGCTTTATTCGTGGTTTTGATAAAGCACGTGACTTTCATAAGCTCATAAAGTCTCAAAAAGGGATGATTATTGACTTAGCAGGAGATAATGGTGAAATTATTAATCCTTTAGAGATCTTTGCGACGGCTACTGATTTAACTGGTCAAAAAGTCAATGAATTCGGGTCGTTTATGCACCATATCGCTAAAGTAACTAACATTATGCGGTTTATGTATCCATCTTTAACTGATATGCAAATTACTGAATTCCGTACTTATTTAAGAGAATTTTATATTCAATGGGGATTATTAAGACCTGACTATAACTCAAACCAATCACAAGTTAAGGTGACAGGATTAGATCCAAAAGCCTATCCGATCTTCTCTGATTTCTTAGCCTTTCTAAACAGCTATTCCTTATCAGGTAATGTGACTAGTGGAAAAAGAGCAACGCTCGAAACATTAAAGACCTATGTTCAAGAAATCGTATCGCAATATGGCCCACTATTTAATGGGCATACTACGATTTCTGACTTAGCGCAAGAAAGTGTCTTGTTCTTTGATATTGACAACTTGTCTAACTTGGATAGAGAAGTTTTCCAAGCACAACTTTTCCAGGCCTTAACGATTATCTGGTCTCACGGTTTGATTAATGGACGTAAGATGAAGGCGAAGCTCGAGTCCAAACAGATTACTCTCGATGAATACCGTAATTTTATGGTGTTTATTGATGAAGCCCATAATGTCATTAATGCGCAAAACTTAGGCGCTGTACAATACGTGACTAACTTCATGCGTGAAATGCGTAAATTTGGTGCAGGGGTAATTTTTGCTACCCAAACACCAGCCGAAGTGTTACCAGAATCATCATCTAACGAAGCTATTGACGAAGTGAAGAAAGTTTTCGAGCTTTGTCAGTATAAAATTCTATTGAATCTCGATAACAGTATGGTAAGTCGGATGAAATCCGTTTTAGGAGATACGATAACAGAAACAGACTTTGCAAAATTACCTCGATTAAAACAAGGAGAAGCCGTGGTTCAGCTCTCCTCAACAGAAAATTATAATGTGTCCTTTATTCCTACTGCTGATCAATTGGATCGCTTTGCAGGAGGGCAATAATCTAATAGGAGTGATTTCATGGAAAATACATCGTCACAAAAAATCACAAGAACCAGAAGGTTTATACAGGTTATTAAGAATAGAGTCAAACGTCAGGCTGGCTTATTTGCTATAATCGCTGCTTCTATAATTGTAGTGGGCGTTTTTTCAGTTAGTGTCGTTTCTACCATTGCAGACTCAATCGCTCAATCTCAGCGAAGAGAAATTTCCTTGTGGGATTTAAGCGGATCTAACCTAACTCCTCAAGTTTTAAAATGGCAAGATGCCATGTCAAAGGAAATGTCCAAACAAGGAATTGATCAAAAATGGTTATTTGTTCTGTTAGGAATTATGCAAGTTGAAAGTGGTGGCCATTCTGATAGGGTTCCAGATATTATGCAAGCTAGTGAAAGTTTAGGCCTTGCCCCTAACTCAATCTCTGATCCATACAAGAGTATTGAAGTAGGCGTCAAGGCTTTTAAAAATTCTTTGGAATATGCTGAGCGCTATGGGATTACTGATCCTAAAGCAATTATCTTTTCCTATAACACAGGCGCTGGTTTTATCAGTTACCTAAGTGGTATTGGAGAAAGCAAATGGACAATTGAGATCGCAGAACGCTATTCAAGAGATAAAGTATTTCCAGCAGTCACAGGTTTATCGCCCTCACAAGC
This genomic stretch from Aerococcus mictus harbors:
- a CDS encoding IS3 family transposase (programmed frameshift), which translates into the protein MSKYSLEFKLNLVGDYIAKKGSYRTLANKAGIDPSILRRWVNNYYEFGVDGLKKRRTQQVYTVEFKLNAIELYESTEMSYRELANSLNMNNPSLIANWRRAYHERGLDGLSARKGRPPKVSKKKSQINQIKDSSETNQLSEAKIKELEQRITDLEIENKFLKGLRRRVAQKSQARKEEIVTEITRLHDEKYALKDILSVLKFPKSTYFYWKNKDEEIDKDADLKEEMKDIRETHKDYGYRRMRAELLSRGYKVSKNKVQRLMKIMGIQVTSYTRKTRKYNSYKGTIGEIAPNRINRRFDSTIPYQKITTDTTEFKYYYADDSGNYQTGKLYLDPYMDLFNREIISFKITHQPNGQSMLEGLQAAIEASKLCPYRRTFHSDQGWAYQMKSYTRLLKDHRIFQSMSRKGNCLDNSPMENFFSLLKQEVYYGRTYHSFEELAQAIEDFIIYYNGERIKEKLDFRSPIEFRLHHASFAA
- a CDS encoding zonular occludens toxin domain-containing protein encodes the protein MGVTTVTSTNGAFIFDPFLSTATRKSFNGFVLGKMGYGKSTVLKMIEEGLVAKNCFIRGFDKARDFHKLIKSQKGMIIDLAGDNGEIINPLEIFATATDLTGQKVNEFGSFMHHIAKVTNIMRFMYPSLTDMQITEFRTYLREFYIQWGLLRPDYNSNQSQVKVTGLDPKAYPIFSDFLAFLNSYSLSGNVTSGKRATLETLKTYVQEIVSQYGPLFNGHTTISDLAQESVLFFDIDNLSNLDREVFQAQLFQALTIIWSHGLINGRKMKAKLESKQITLDEYRNFMVFIDEAHNVINAQNLGAVQYVTNFMREMRKFGAGVIFATQTPAEVLPESSSNEAIDEVKKVFELCQYKILLNLDNSMVSRMKSVLGDTITETDFAKLPRLKQGEAVVQLSSTENYNVSFIPTADQLDRFAGGQ
- a CDS encoding lysozyme family protein, with protein sequence MENTSSQKITRTRRFIQVIKNRVKRQAGLFAIIAASIIVVGVFSVSVVSTIADSIAQSQRREISLWDLSGSNLTPQVLKWQDAMSKEMSKQGIDQKWLFVLLGIMQVESGGHSDRVPDIMQASESLGLAPNSISDPYKSIEVGVKAFKNSLEYAERYGITDPKAIIFSYNTGAGFISYLSGIGESKWTIEIAERYSRDKVFPAVTGLSPSQAVKSPYNTPYSQAVGKPYYYRNGGNFHYANAVFYAIGGEQAIYQSSIPTFLSGNPDALPGAVGNSGGMMSPPAGVKLAYGPARTPGPNPYPYGQCTWYAYGRMHQIGKPIAWFPGNAGNGGQWMYTALQYGYRVEKGRPAAGTAVSFPPGLSGAGSVGHVAFVEATFSDGSILISESNMVGAGIVNYRTIGAAEASQASYIYM